Proteins from one Prosthecobacter sp. genomic window:
- a CDS encoding HAD family hydrolase: MASQQTTIGIIYDYDQTLSPTYMQDETLFPHFGINPGQFWKRSRELVDTEGYDGELAYLKCMLDYLDMDRPTNEDLRKLGTKLRFYKGVPELFDELNNVLNDQHRLLGVKIEHYIVSSGLKALLDGSALAPFVKRIFGCEFGEDKNGRITFPKRVISHTTKTQYIFRINKGMLEPHEDVNDHMAHELRPIPFQNMIYVGDGPTDVPCFTLMKRYGGHAVAVYNPDETNRSSFRKCYQLTGLADRVKHIAPADYRPGSHLRLLLEEMVLDIADGIVRKKRQEIEDGTVSAPHF; the protein is encoded by the coding sequence ATGGCATCCCAACAGACCACCATCGGCATCATCTACGATTACGACCAGACGCTCAGCCCGACTTACATGCAGGATGAGACGTTGTTCCCGCACTTCGGGATCAATCCCGGGCAGTTCTGGAAACGCAGCCGCGAGCTGGTCGATACCGAGGGCTACGATGGCGAACTGGCCTATCTGAAGTGTATGCTGGACTACCTGGACATGGACCGGCCCACGAATGAGGATCTGCGGAAGCTGGGCACCAAGCTGCGTTTCTACAAGGGCGTGCCCGAGCTGTTTGACGAGTTGAACAACGTGCTGAACGACCAGCATCGGTTGCTGGGCGTGAAGATCGAGCATTACATCGTCTCCAGCGGCCTGAAGGCCCTGCTGGACGGCAGCGCGCTGGCGCCGTTCGTGAAGCGAATCTTTGGCTGCGAGTTTGGCGAGGACAAAAACGGCCGCATCACCTTCCCCAAGCGCGTGATCAGTCACACGACGAAGACGCAGTACATCTTCCGCATCAACAAAGGCATGCTGGAGCCGCACGAAGATGTGAACGACCACATGGCGCACGAACTGCGGCCCATCCCGTTCCAAAACATGATCTATGTGGGCGACGGGCCGACGGACGTGCCCTGCTTCACGCTGATGAAACGCTACGGCGGTCATGCGGTGGCAGTGTACAACCCTGATGAGACAAACCGCAGCAGCTTCCGCAAATGCTACCAGCTCACCGGGCTGGCGGACCGCGTGAAACACATCGCTCCCGCCGATTACCGCCCCGGCAGCCACCTGCGGCTGCTGCTGGAGGAGATGGTGCTCGACATCGCCGACGGCATCGTACGCAAGAAGCGCCAGGAGATCGAGGACGGCACGGTGTCAGCGCCGCATTTTTGA
- a CDS encoding alpha/beta hydrolase has protein sequence MLPALFILALLALNAWIKPPTRWQWMLQLVTLEFGHWLALVALMLLFPASNMQGTFGLIAMSLCVPLALVLMIPAFQASRIARDQSLHFSWLRLWQPFHFGRFKVRQERRTYWQDDDTSLDMVIHRPLGADKPLPCLLIAHSGGWDSGDPGEFAGANAEIASHGYVVCSFGYRLAPKHHWPAQAEDTRRALAWIRDHVGELGLDPERIVLMGRSAGAQIATACAYSMPELAARACIAVYGTPNMHLAHEWSVPNDLLKSLTLVRQYMGGDPDEVPEAYRTASATEFIDHHSLPTLLIHGTRDSLVGIGHSRRFTQLRADRDDHHFLELPWGTHGTDYFPSTPGGQLSISAILRFMERFVHGTP, from the coding sequence ATGCTCCCGGCGCTCTTCATCCTCGCCCTGTTGGCGCTGAACGCCTGGATCAAGCCGCCGACCCGCTGGCAGTGGATGCTGCAGCTCGTCACGCTCGAATTCGGTCATTGGCTCGCGCTGGTGGCTCTCATGTTGCTGTTTCCCGCATCGAACATGCAGGGCACGTTTGGCCTCATCGCCATGAGCCTGTGCGTTCCGCTGGCGCTGGTATTGATGATTCCTGCTTTTCAGGCTTCACGCATCGCTCGTGACCAAAGTTTGCACTTCTCCTGGCTGCGTCTGTGGCAGCCGTTTCACTTTGGCAGGTTCAAAGTGCGCCAAGAACGCCGCACCTACTGGCAGGACGACGATACATCGCTCGACATGGTGATTCATCGACCTCTCGGAGCCGACAAACCGCTGCCTTGCCTGCTCATCGCCCATAGTGGCGGCTGGGACAGCGGCGATCCGGGTGAATTCGCCGGAGCGAATGCCGAAATCGCTTCACATGGCTACGTCGTGTGCAGTTTTGGCTACCGCCTCGCCCCGAAGCATCACTGGCCTGCACAGGCCGAGGACACACGCCGCGCTCTGGCCTGGATTCGCGATCACGTTGGCGAACTCGGTCTCGATCCCGAGCGAATCGTCCTCATGGGCCGTTCCGCAGGGGCGCAGATTGCCACCGCCTGCGCCTATAGCATGCCGGAACTCGCCGCCCGTGCCTGCATCGCCGTGTATGGCACACCGAACATGCACCTCGCGCATGAATGGTCCGTGCCGAACGATCTGCTCAAATCACTCACGCTTGTCCGCCAATACATGGGCGGTGATCCCGATGAAGTGCCCGAAGCCTACCGCACCGCCTCCGCCACCGAGTTCATCGATCATCACAGCCTGCCCACACTTCTCATCCACGGCACACGCGATTCTCTCGTCGGTATCGGCCACAGCCGTCGCTTCACTCAGTTGCGTGCAGATCGCGACGATCATCACTTCCTCGAACTCCCCTGGGGCACCCACGGCACCGATTACTTCCCCTCCACACCCGGCGGCCAGCTTTCCATCTCCGCCATCCTTCGCTTCATGGAACGATTCGTTCACGGGACTCCGTAA
- the leuC gene encoding 3-isopropylmalate dehydratase large subunit, with translation MGKTLFEKVWDSHVVGTLANGQAQLLIDTHLVHEVTSPQAFGMLRDLNLKVAYPHRTFATVDHIVPTDSQVSPFSDPLAEAMIQELNKNAKDFGITYFSLASGKQGIVHVVGPEQGITQPGTTIACGDSHTATHGAFGAIALGIGTTQVRDILATQTMALGKMKVRRINVDGQLRPGVYAKDVILHIIRLLGANGGIGYAYEYGGSLFDAMSMEERMTVCNMSIEGGARCGYVNPDEKTFEYLKGRPYSPQGDQWLDTVEKWRAVATDADAVYDDIVNIKAEDVPPTVTWGTSPDQAIAVTENVPTPESATTEPGRISIQDALDYMKLPAGKPIKGTKIDVAFIGSCTNGRLSDFREVAKYIKGRKVAAGVKAIAVPGSQIVDVLARQEGLDKIFSEAGFEWRGAGCSMCLAMNPDKLIGDQLCASSSNRNFKGRQGSPTGRTVLMSPVMVAAAALTGSVADAREVFSIAG, from the coding sequence ATGGGCAAAACTCTCTTCGAAAAAGTCTGGGACTCGCACGTCGTCGGCACGCTCGCCAACGGCCAGGCACAGCTTCTCATCGACACGCATCTCGTCCATGAGGTCACCAGCCCTCAGGCATTCGGCATGCTGCGTGATTTGAACCTGAAAGTCGCCTACCCGCACCGCACCTTTGCCACGGTCGATCACATCGTGCCCACCGACAGCCAGGTCTCGCCGTTTTCCGATCCGCTCGCCGAGGCGATGATCCAGGAACTGAACAAGAACGCCAAGGACTTCGGCATCACCTACTTCAGCCTCGCCAGCGGCAAGCAGGGCATCGTTCACGTCGTCGGTCCTGAGCAAGGCATCACCCAGCCCGGCACCACCATCGCCTGCGGCGACAGCCACACCGCCACGCACGGCGCTTTCGGTGCCATCGCCCTCGGCATCGGCACCACGCAGGTGCGCGACATCCTCGCCACGCAGACCATGGCCCTTGGCAAAATGAAGGTCCGCCGCATCAACGTGGACGGCCAGCTTCGCCCCGGCGTTTATGCCAAGGACGTGATCCTGCACATCATCCGCCTCCTCGGTGCAAACGGCGGCATCGGCTACGCCTACGAATACGGCGGCAGCCTCTTCGACGCGATGTCGATGGAAGAGCGCATGACCGTCTGCAACATGAGCATCGAAGGCGGTGCGCGCTGCGGTTACGTCAATCCTGACGAAAAGACCTTCGAATACCTTAAAGGCCGCCCGTATTCGCCGCAGGGAGATCAATGGCTCGACACCGTCGAGAAATGGCGTGCCGTCGCCACTGACGCGGACGCCGTGTATGACGACATCGTGAACATCAAGGCCGAAGACGTGCCGCCCACCGTCACCTGGGGCACCAGCCCGGACCAGGCCATCGCCGTCACCGAAAACGTGCCGACGCCTGAAAGCGCCACCACCGAGCCTGGACGCATCTCCATCCAGGACGCGCTCGATTACATGAAGCTGCCTGCTGGCAAGCCCATCAAGGGCACCAAGATCGACGTCGCCTTCATCGGTTCCTGCACCAACGGTCGCCTCAGCGACTTCCGCGAAGTGGCGAAGTACATCAAGGGCCGCAAAGTCGCCGCTGGCGTCAAAGCCATCGCCGTTCCGGGATCGCAAATCGTCGATGTCCTCGCCCGTCAGGAAGGCCTCGACAAAATCTTCAGCGAAGCCGGCTTCGAATGGCGCGGCGCAGGCTGCTCCATGTGCCTCGCGATGAATCCCGACAAGCTCATCGGCGACCAGCTCTGCGCTTCGTCCTCGAACCGCAACTTCAAAGGCCGCCAAGGCAGCCCCACGGGCCGTACTGTCCTCATGAGCCCCGTCATGGTCGCCGCCGCCGCCCTCACCGGCAGCGTCGCTGATGCCCGCGAGGTGTTCTCGATTGCTGGCTGA
- a CDS encoding SAM-dependent methyltransferase, whose protein sequence is MSPLPQILRAQLAATPAGRLPFVQIMELALYHPEHGYYGAGLRRIGRQGDFFTSVSVGPLFGKLLAMRAIQEWKEQDEPENFTIIEQGAHDGQLAEDVLSALEGKSMRYLIVEPNPKYREVQTKRLGDRVQWVDNLAALQTGPKHAFFLCNELPDAFPVHLVRWNGERWRELFVEADGTEAFRFVAGDFSCDELAEEAKHLPHDLETGHTLEINLAMLTWIRELAHAAFRGAIFIADYGLDAEEFFADSRASGTIRRYWQHHMDGHVLEDLGACDLTTHINFTRLVDEATRHGMKQREYDLQGRVLGRMGLTWMESLQGKVPDRATAALIRQFNSLTHPAIMGRSFRCLILDKPSAP, encoded by the coding sequence ATGTCTCCCCTGCCCCAGATTCTCCGCGCCCAGCTTGCCGCCACGCCTGCCGGGAGGCTGCCCTTCGTGCAGATCATGGAGCTGGCGCTCTACCATCCTGAGCATGGCTATTATGGAGCCGGACTACGCCGAATCGGCCGACAGGGCGATTTTTTTACCAGCGTGAGTGTGGGTCCGCTGTTTGGAAAGCTGCTGGCCATGCGGGCGATTCAAGAATGGAAGGAGCAGGACGAACCAGAGAATTTCACCATCATCGAGCAGGGCGCGCATGACGGACAGCTCGCCGAGGACGTTTTGAGTGCCCTTGAGGGCAAATCCATGCGCTACCTCATCGTGGAGCCGAATCCGAAGTATCGTGAAGTGCAGACCAAACGCCTTGGTGACCGCGTACAGTGGGTGGATAATCTCGCCGCGCTGCAAACCGGCCCCAAGCATGCCTTTTTCCTCTGCAACGAGCTGCCTGACGCCTTTCCCGTGCATCTCGTGCGCTGGAACGGCGAGCGCTGGCGCGAGCTTTTCGTTGAAGCCGACGGCACCGAAGCCTTTCGTTTCGTCGCGGGTGATTTTTCCTGCGACGAACTGGCCGAGGAGGCTAAACACCTGCCGCACGATCTCGAAACCGGCCACACACTCGAAATCAATCTCGCCATGCTCACGTGGATCCGTGAACTGGCCCACGCGGCGTTTCGCGGGGCCATCTTCATTGCCGACTACGGCCTCGACGCCGAGGAATTCTTTGCCGACTCACGTGCCAGCGGCACCATCCGCCGCTACTGGCAGCATCACATGGATGGTCATGTGCTGGAAGACCTCGGCGCATGCGATTTGACCACGCACATCAATTTCACTCGCCTGGTCGACGAAGCTACCCGCCACGGCATGAAACAACGTGAATACGACCTCCAAGGCCGCGTGCTGGGCCGCATGGGGCTGACATGGATGGAGAGCCTGCAAGGCAAGGTTCCCGACAGAGCCACCGCAGCCCTCATCCGCCAGTTCAACTCCCTCACGCACCCGGCCATCATGGGCCGTTCGTTCCGCTGCCTGATTTTGGACAAACCATCCGCGCCCTGA
- a CDS encoding SDR family NAD(P)-dependent oxidoreductase, whose product MNILVTGGAGFIGSHTVERLLRDDAGHVTIIDSLNDYYNPAIKRENLKALGPKVKFRQGDITDPLFVAETFDVGRFDAVIHLAARAGVRPSIEQPELYIDTNIKGTFNLLEAARRTGVKHFVAASSSSVYGVNKKVPFAETDPILQTISPYAMTKMAGEQMCSNYSHLYGIKTVSLRFFTVYGPRQRPDLAISKFTRLIEDGQPIDKYGDGTTRRDYTFINDIVDGIIGSLNYRTGPICEIFNLGGSQNVSLNDLIATIEQALGKKATCNQLPDQPGDVPITSADVSKAKALIGFKPTTTIAQGVPQYVEWFRDMRSRGIAVS is encoded by the coding sequence ATGAACATTCTTGTTACCGGCGGGGCTGGTTTCATCGGCTCCCATACCGTCGAACGACTGCTCCGTGATGACGCCGGGCATGTCACCATCATCGACAGCCTCAACGACTACTACAATCCCGCCATCAAACGCGAAAACCTCAAGGCGCTCGGCCCCAAGGTGAAATTTCGCCAAGGAGACATCACCGATCCCCTTTTTGTCGCCGAAACCTTCGACGTGGGCCGGTTTGACGCCGTCATCCATCTGGCCGCCCGTGCCGGCGTCCGCCCCTCCATCGAGCAGCCGGAGCTGTACATCGACACGAACATCAAAGGCACTTTCAACCTGCTCGAAGCCGCCCGTCGCACGGGGGTGAAGCACTTCGTGGCCGCCAGCAGTTCCTCCGTCTACGGCGTGAACAAAAAAGTTCCCTTCGCCGAGACCGACCCCATCCTGCAAACCATCAGCCCCTACGCGATGACGAAGATGGCCGGCGAGCAGATGTGCTCGAACTACAGCCACCTCTACGGCATCAAGACCGTCAGCTTGCGCTTCTTCACCGTCTATGGCCCGCGTCAGCGCCCTGACCTGGCCATTTCCAAGTTCACCCGCCTCATCGAGGACGGCCAGCCCATCGACAAATACGGCGATGGCACCACGCGGCGCGACTACACCTTCATCAACGACATCGTCGATGGCATCATTGGCTCGCTGAACTACCGCACCGGCCCGATCTGCGAAATTTTCAATCTCGGCGGTTCGCAAAACGTCTCGCTGAACGATCTCATCGCCACCATCGAGCAGGCGCTCGGCAAAAAAGCCACCTGCAACCAGCTCCCGGACCAGCCCGGCGACGTGCCCATCACCTCCGCGGATGTGAGCAAGGCAAAAGCTCTGATCGGTTTCAAACCGACGACGACCATTGCCCAAGGCGTGCCCCAATACGTCGAATGGTTCCGCGACATGCGCTCACGCGGCATTGCGGTGAGCTGA
- a CDS encoding TIGR01777 family oxidoreductase: protein MKVMRIGITGATGFIGGHLALLAQGSGHEVIAYSRRAGSFVPISQETLYQPKKEPHALPETRLDALVHLSGESLMGLWTHEKRDRIWKSRVDFTEALVAHLGTWQVENRPKMLVCASGAGFYGNSHDKPVDESSPRGGGFLADVCAGWEKAALRAEALGMRVVLLRTGMVLGRDGGAFPLLKRVFGFGLGGRLGSGTQWMSWIHVEDAVQIILKAIETETVRGPVNLCAPDEVTNAEFTQQLAAALKRPALFHAPAFALRLLLRGMADEMLLGGQRVIPRVATEMGYGFVHPTLSSAFKALI from the coding sequence ATGAAGGTTATGCGTATCGGCATCACAGGCGCCACAGGTTTTATCGGCGGGCATCTGGCGCTGCTCGCACAAGGCAGCGGGCATGAAGTGATCGCTTATTCACGCAGGGCAGGTTCGTTTGTCCCGATCTCGCAGGAGACCCTGTATCAGCCGAAAAAAGAGCCGCATGCGCTGCCAGAGACGAGGCTGGACGCGCTGGTGCATCTTTCTGGCGAATCTTTGATGGGGCTGTGGACACATGAGAAACGTGACCGCATCTGGAAAAGCCGTGTGGACTTCACGGAGGCGCTGGTGGCGCATCTGGGAACATGGCAGGTGGAAAACCGGCCCAAGATGCTGGTGTGCGCGTCAGGCGCCGGGTTTTACGGCAACAGCCACGACAAGCCGGTGGATGAGAGTTCGCCGCGTGGTGGCGGTTTCCTGGCCGATGTGTGCGCAGGCTGGGAAAAGGCGGCGCTGCGGGCGGAAGCGCTCGGCATGCGCGTGGTGCTGCTGCGCACGGGCATGGTGCTCGGCCGTGATGGCGGGGCGTTTCCGCTGTTGAAGCGCGTGTTTGGTTTCGGTCTCGGCGGCAGGCTGGGCTCAGGGACGCAATGGATGTCGTGGATTCACGTCGAGGATGCCGTGCAGATCATTTTGAAGGCCATTGAAACTGAAACGGTACGGGGACCGGTGAACCTGTGCGCGCCAGACGAGGTGACGAACGCGGAGTTCACGCAACAACTGGCCGCAGCACTGAAGCGGCCCGCTCTTTTCCACGCACCCGCCTTTGCGCTGCGCCTGCTCCTGCGCGGGATGGCGGATGAGATGCTATTGGGCGGACAGCGAGTGATTCCTCGCGTTGCGACGGAGATGGGCTACGGTTTTGTGCATCCGACTCTCTCCAGCGCGTTCAAGGCGTTGATCTGA
- the dctA gene encoding C4-dicarboxylate transporter DctA translates to MKWLKILYVQVLIGIILGVLLGLFYPETGTKMQPLAAIFIKAIKMLIAPIIFCTVVAGIASMGDLKRVGRVGWKALVYFEVLTTLALIIGLLVANIAQPGAGMPLEASAKETAKISEFADKAHDTSTLTFVMNIVPKTFVSAFTDESVLPALFLAILVAVAMCQMQERGQIVLELLHAVGEVFFKLVAMITKVAPIAAFGAMAYTVGSEGPGTLVKLAKVLGCVYVTCGLFVFVVLGLICRFCGFSLWKVLVFIKDEILLVLGTSSSETALPQLMKKLENAGCDKSVVGVVIPSGYSFNLDGTCIYLTLAALFVAQATNTPLTLGQQLMLLGVLLLTSKGAAGVTGAGFITLVATLSTIDTGIPVAGLAMLIGIDRFMSEARALTNLVGNTVATLVVAKWERGFDAEKGAMLLR, encoded by the coding sequence ATGAAGTGGCTGAAAATTCTCTATGTGCAGGTGCTAATCGGGATCATTCTGGGCGTGCTGCTGGGGCTTTTTTACCCCGAAACGGGCACGAAGATGCAGCCGCTGGCGGCGATCTTCATCAAGGCGATCAAGATGCTCATCGCGCCGATCATTTTCTGCACCGTGGTCGCGGGCATCGCCAGCATGGGCGATCTGAAACGCGTGGGCCGCGTCGGCTGGAAGGCGCTGGTCTATTTTGAGGTGCTGACGACGCTGGCGCTCATCATCGGCCTGCTGGTGGCCAATATCGCCCAACCCGGCGCGGGCATGCCCTTGGAGGCTTCGGCCAAAGAGACCGCGAAGATCAGTGAGTTCGCCGACAAGGCACATGACACGAGCACCCTCACCTTTGTGATGAACATCGTGCCGAAGACCTTCGTGAGCGCGTTCACGGACGAATCGGTGCTGCCGGCCCTGTTTCTCGCCATTCTCGTCGCCGTGGCGATGTGCCAGATGCAGGAGCGTGGCCAGATCGTGCTGGAACTGCTGCATGCGGTCGGGGAGGTGTTTTTCAAGCTCGTGGCGATGATCACCAAAGTGGCTCCCATCGCGGCCTTCGGCGCCATGGCCTACACGGTCGGGTCAGAAGGCCCGGGCACGCTGGTGAAGCTCGCGAAGGTGCTGGGCTGTGTCTATGTGACCTGTGGGCTGTTTGTTTTCGTGGTGCTGGGCCTGATCTGCCGTTTTTGCGGCTTCAGCCTGTGGAAGGTGCTCGTGTTCATCAAAGACGAGATCCTGCTGGTGCTCGGCACCTCATCTTCCGAGACCGCGCTGCCGCAGCTCATGAAAAAACTCGAAAATGCCGGCTGCGACAAGTCCGTGGTCGGCGTGGTCATTCCTTCCGGCTACTCCTTCAATCTCGACGGCACCTGCATCTACCTCACGCTCGCCGCGTTGTTCGTCGCGCAGGCCACGAACACACCGCTGACGCTCGGGCAGCAGCTCATGCTGCTCGGCGTGCTGCTGCTGACCTCCAAAGGCGCGGCGGGCGTCACGGGCGCGGGCTTCATCACGCTGGTGGCCACGCTTTCCACCATCGACACCGGCATCCCCGTCGCCGGACTGGCGATGCTCATCGGCATCGACCGGTTCATGTCCGAGGCACGCGCCTTGACGAATCTCGTGGGCAACACGGTCGCCACCCTCGTCGTGGCGAAGTGGGAGAGAGGATTTGATGCGGAGAAGGGTGCGATGCTGCTGAGGTGA
- a CDS encoding transglycosylase domain-containing protein, which yields MYRDDPDPKPERNWRGEAGLKLPFYRRGWFSALAAFALLCVVAAFGVYSVVVAPLRRDAEKYDLEELKKLESASIIFDRNGDEMARLYVLNRTPVPITDVPQHFIDALVAQEDSRFFKHDGVDYIGLMRAVWLNFQAGEVTQGASTVTQQLARQTFKLLEKSYKRKILEAFIAQRVEKHFSKPEILELYLNRIFFGANFYGVQAAARGYFGKDVNELTIEESATIVGLIKSPNNIQPVKHPQRALKERNYVLDRMVSEGTLTEEEAEKLKNKPLITAPQSTDPRLSYVFDAVRREVVDLVGEDRASIGGFRIYTSIDQDLQKSAEDAISKRMAELEKRQGYEHQTFEQFRAIISDYRARLKRGEIDPATPKPMPEYLQAAALMIDNKDGSILAMVGGRDFGDSQFNRATDGVRPAGTAFTPLVYAAAFSSPGIYPGTKVEDAPLDNRRVMIGGLTGILGEWGAEVDDPKWSQAPMSSREALVHGRNSATVRLGERVGVPMVKQVAQKAGITSEMRDYPSTFLGSSEARLSEMCLAYSNFPTLGSRPQKLNLIQRITDSNEKAVFQIADSALQSVQSMDPIAAYQTHTCLVDALHRGTGSPAVTDYKLGEFVAGGKTGTHYEFKDLWFLGYTSRVTCGVWAGFDKQKTIYPGAFSNRIVLPVWTDMVNASAARYVPQEITPPQTAERVEMCQRSNQRATDYCYEKIKGPDGREKSLRATYFEYLRPGTPLEGFCSQHTGEGLPKEMEQFRYQMPVGGIDSAPLIADAAKWVHVEPVRMKALTIIGEDPYNAEQAVPRASPVNDDGTPIRKAIPVDAVEAADDGPVLKLAPPPPMKIDL from the coding sequence ATGTATCGAGATGATCCCGATCCCAAGCCCGAGCGCAACTGGCGCGGCGAAGCCGGCCTGAAACTGCCATTTTACCGTCGTGGCTGGTTCAGCGCGCTGGCGGCCTTTGCACTGCTCTGCGTGGTGGCCGCGTTTGGCGTGTACAGCGTGGTGGTGGCGCCGCTGCGGCGGGATGCGGAAAAATACGATCTCGAAGAGCTCAAGAAACTGGAGTCTGCCAGCATCATCTTCGACCGCAATGGCGATGAAATGGCCCGCCTCTACGTGCTGAACCGCACCCCGGTGCCGATCACCGACGTGCCGCAGCATTTCATCGACGCGCTGGTGGCGCAGGAGGACTCGCGCTTCTTCAAGCACGACGGCGTCGATTACATCGGCCTCATGCGTGCGGTCTGGCTGAACTTTCAGGCCGGTGAGGTGACGCAGGGCGCGAGCACGGTCACGCAGCAGCTCGCGCGCCAGACCTTCAAGCTCCTGGAAAAGAGCTACAAGCGGAAGATCCTCGAAGCCTTCATCGCCCAGCGCGTTGAAAAGCACTTCTCGAAGCCGGAGATTCTGGAGCTTTACCTGAACCGCATCTTCTTCGGCGCGAACTTCTACGGCGTGCAGGCGGCGGCACGCGGTTACTTTGGCAAGGACGTGAACGAGCTCACCATCGAGGAGTCGGCCACCATTGTCGGCCTGATCAAAAGTCCGAACAACATCCAGCCCGTCAAGCATCCGCAGCGTGCGCTCAAGGAGCGCAACTACGTGCTCGACCGCATGGTCAGCGAGGGCACGCTCACCGAGGAGGAGGCCGAGAAGCTCAAAAACAAGCCGCTCATCACCGCCCCGCAGAGCACCGACCCGCGCCTGAGCTACGTCTTTGATGCTGTGCGGCGTGAGGTGGTGGACCTCGTCGGCGAGGACCGTGCCTCCATCGGCGGATTCCGCATCTACACCAGCATCGACCAGGATCTGCAAAAATCCGCCGAGGACGCGATCAGCAAGCGCATGGCCGAGCTCGAAAAGCGCCAGGGCTACGAGCATCAGACCTTCGAGCAATTCCGCGCCATCATCTCCGACTACCGTGCGCGCCTGAAACGCGGTGAGATCGATCCCGCCACGCCGAAACCGATGCCGGAGTATTTGCAGGCCGCAGCTTTGATGATCGACAACAAGGACGGCAGCATCCTCGCTATGGTAGGCGGGCGTGATTTCGGCGACAGCCAGTTTAACCGTGCCACCGATGGCGTGCGCCCGGCAGGCACGGCCTTCACACCACTCGTTTATGCCGCCGCGTTCAGCAGCCCAGGCATCTATCCCGGCACGAAGGTGGAAGATGCGCCGCTGGACAACCGCCGCGTCATGATCGGTGGTTTGACCGGCATCTTGGGTGAATGGGGCGCGGAGGTGGACGATCCGAAGTGGTCGCAGGCGCCGATGAGTTCCCGTGAGGCGCTCGTGCATGGCCGCAACTCCGCCACCGTGCGCCTCGGCGAGCGTGTGGGCGTGCCGATGGTCAAGCAGGTGGCGCAGAAGGCCGGCATCACCTCCGAGATGCGCGATTATCCCTCCACCTTCCTCGGTTCGAGCGAGGCACGGTTGAGCGAGATGTGCCTGGCCTACTCCAATTTTCCCACGCTCGGCAGCCGCCCGCAGAAGCTGAACCTCATCCAGCGCATCACCGACAGCAACGAAAAGGCCGTCTTCCAGATCGCCGACTCCGCCTTGCAGAGTGTGCAGAGCATGGACCCCATCGCGGCGTATCAGACGCACACCTGCCTCGTTGATGCCCTGCATCGCGGCACCGGCAGCCCGGCGGTCACCGACTACAAGCTCGGTGAGTTCGTGGCCGGCGGCAAAACTGGCACGCACTACGAGTTCAAGGACCTCTGGTTCCTCGGCTACACCTCCCGCGTCACCTGCGGCGTGTGGGCCGGCTTTGACAAGCAGAAGACCATCTACCCTGGCGCTTTCTCCAACCGCATCGTGCTTCCCGTGTGGACGGACATGGTGAACGCCAGCGCCGCCCGCTACGTGCCGCAGGAAATCACCCCGCCGCAGACCGCTGAACGCGTCGAGATGTGCCAGCGCAGCAACCAGCGCGCCACCGATTACTGCTACGAGAAAATCAAAGGCCCCGACGGCCGTGAAAAATCCCTGCGCGCCACCTACTTTGAGTACCTGCGCCCCGGCACACCGCTGGAGGGCTTCTGCAGCCAGCACACTGGCGAGGGCCTGCCGAAGGAGATGGAGCAGTTCCGCTACCAGATGCCCGTCGGCGGCATTGATTCCGCCCCGCTCATCGCGGACGCTGCCAAATGGGTTCACGTCGAGCCCGTGCGCATGAAGGCGCTCACCATCATCGGCGAGGATCCCTACAACGCCGAGCAGGCCGTCCCTCGCGCCAGCCCCGTGAACGACGACGGCACTCCGATCCGCAAAGCCATCCCTGTTGATGCCGTGGAAGCGGCTGATGACGGCCCCGTTCTCAAACTGGCTCCACCGCCGCCGATGAAGATTGATTTGTGA